Below is a genomic region from Candidatus Babeliales bacterium.
ATAATTTTGGGGTTTTTGTAATGCGTTTATTAAAATTTCCATGGTAGGGCTGTAGTAAAAAAATAATGTAACTCGCTTCAAGAATGGAGATCCAATTGTTTGCTGTTTTTTGAGTGATGCCGCAATTGGTTGCAATATCAGAAATGTTTAACAACTGTCCCACTCTTCCCGCACATAATTTCATAAATTTTTTGAAGGTGCTTAAATTTTCAACATTAGTGAGTAATCGGACATCTCGTTCGATGTATGTTTGAATGTATGAAGGATACAATTCATCGGGTGTAAAGTTTTCGGTATATATTCTTGGATAACTTCCTTTAACAATCATTTCATTGGTATCGGGTAGTAAAATTTTGTTTTCGGCGCATTCATGAATTGATAGTGGGAGTAATGTCAAAATACCAATTCTTCCCGCCAGAGATTGGCTAATTGCTTGGTTCATCAAAAAATTTTGTGAGCCGGTGAGCACAAAGTAACCTGGGCGTTTTTTTGTATCAACTTCAAGTTGTATATACGAAAGCAGTTGCGGAAAATGTTGGAATTCATCACAAATAATGCCATGTTCGTTTTCGTATTTTTCTAAAAATGCTTTTGGGTCTTGTTTGGCAAATTCCAGCGTTTCAGGATGTTCGAAGTTAAGATAGACATAATTTTTGAAGATATTTTTAACCAGAGTTGTTTTTCCCGATTGTCGAGGGCCAAATAGACCGACAACAGGAAATTTGGCAAATCGTAAAATTGTGTCATGGATATCGCGATTCAATAAGTGCATAGGATTCCTTTGTGCTATTTTGGTCATTGACTACCAGATTAGCACGACTTTTGATAAAAATAAAAGAAAAAGCCCTGATTTCAACAATCAGGGCTGGTTAATAACGAGTATTACTTATGCCACAGTAAAAAATGTCTGTGCAAAGTTGGCATAATAACGCGAACCGTCTTTGAGTGTTCTTTGTAAATACTTTGATGAATTTTTATCCATGTTTACTGCAAAAAAGCCATAACATTTTGAGTCAAAACCTTGCGGGTTATCTTTCGTAGGCCATTCATAATTATCATGCGATGTCCATGGTAAGTAACCAACAACGGCGTATCCATCTTTAATCAGCTGTGTAATTGTCCAGATTGCACGTTGGAAGTAGCGTGTACGTTTGGCATCATCTTTAGTTGCGATACCGTTCTCCGTGACAATTATTGGAAGTGGTTTACCGTTTTTGTTTTTTAGTTTACCAAGAGGAACCGCAACGTTATCTGATATCATCTGCACTGCGCGGTAAATACCTTCTGGGTAGTTACGGTAGTTT
It encodes:
- a CDS encoding ATP-binding protein, with amino-acid sequence MHLLNRDIHDTILRFAKFPVVGLFGPRQSGKTTLVKNIFKNYVYLNFEHPETLEFAKQDPKAFLEKYENEHGIICDEFQHFPQLLSYIQLEVDTKKRPGYFVLTGSQNFLMNQAISQSLAGRIGILTLLPLSIHECAENKILLPDTNEMIVKGSYPRIYTENFTPDELYPSYIQTYIERDVRLLTNVENLSTFKKFMKLCAGRVGQLLNISDIATNCGITQKTANNWISILEASYIIFLLQPYHGNFNKRITKTPKLYFYDTGVACSLLGIKQSSDLELSPFRGHLFECFIIADLFKQHFNKGTTAPLYFWRDKNGLIEIDCLIDNGGNLTPIEIKSGKTIVADFFTSLEKWNAIAQADPSHGYIIYGGDDAQRRSKGIVIGWQQAGAIINKI